One genomic window of Magnolia sinica isolate HGM2019 chromosome 3, MsV1, whole genome shotgun sequence includes the following:
- the LOC131239161 gene encoding putative anthocyanidin reductase has translation MEESSRSKVCVTGAAGNLGSWLVKKLLEQGHTVHATLRNLDEPSKIGRLKNLPGADTRLQLLEAEIYDVDGFEPAINGCDFVFHLATPKQHIADSSKYNDTSEAAVAGVKSIVESCIRSGTVKRLIYTGSVTAASPMKEDGTGFKDSIDESCWTPLHLSFPYCGDYELAYISSKRRAEEVALSCCNKDKGGGLEVVSLAVGLVGGDTLLPFLPVSMESIISPITGNITCCRKFRFLQGLVGSIPLIHIDDVCEAHIFCMEQPSMAGRFLCASAYPTISKIAKHYLKNHKEFDVEKQFLEGPEKGIGCGTTKLIDLGFEYKHDMERILDDSVECARKIGVLN, from the exons TGGCTTGTCAAGAAGCTTCTGGAGCAAGGACACACCGTCCATGCCACTCTAAGAAAccttg ATGAACCATCTAAGATAGGGCGTCTCAAGAACCTTCCTGGTGCAGATACAAGGTTACAGTTGTTGGAGGCCGAAATTTACGACGTCGATGGGTTTGAACCCGCCATCAACGGTTGTGATTTTGTGTTTCACCTTGCCACCCCTAAGCAACACATTGCTGACAGCTCTAAG TATAATGACACTTCAGAAGCAGCAGTTGCTGGGGTGAAAAGCATAGTAGAATCTTGCATAAGATCTGGAACGGTGAAACGACTCATCTACACAGGCTCCGTCACTGCGGCATCTCCAATGAAAGAAGATGGCACCGGTTTTAAAGACTCCATTGACGAATCTTGTTGGACGCCTCTCCATCTATCGTTCCCTTACTGTGGCGATTATGAGCTG GCCTACATATCTTCCAAGAGACGGGCCGAGGAAGTTGCACTTAGCTGCTGTAACAAAGACAAGGGCGGGGGTTTGGAGGTGGTATCCCTGGCTGTAGGGCTCGTTGGAGGAGATACACTTCTTCCCTTCCTACCTGTAAGCATGGAATCAATCATTTCGCCGATCACTGGCAACATTACTTGTTGcagaaagttcagatttttgcAAGGATTGGTGGGTTCCATTCCTTTGATTCACATAGACGATGTCTGCGAAGCCCATATCTTTTGCATGGAGCAACCTTCAATGGCTGGTAGATTCCTTTGTGCGAGCGCCTATCCCACAATTTCCAAGATTGCGAAACACTACCTAAAGAATCATAAAGAGTTCGACGTGGAAAAACA GTTTTTGGAAGGGCCGGAAAAAGGAATCGGATGTGGTACTACGAAGCTCATCGATTTGGGATTTGAGTATAAGCATGACATGGAAAGGATTTTGGATGACAGTGTGGAGTGTGCAAGGAAGATTGGTGTCTTGAATTGA